One Diceros bicornis minor isolate mBicDic1 chromosome 27, mDicBic1.mat.cur, whole genome shotgun sequence genomic region harbors:
- the RBM11 gene encoding splicing regulator RBM11 yields the protein MFPAQEEADRTVFVGNLEARVREEILYELFLQAGPLTKVTICKDREGKPKSFGFVCFKHPESVSYAIALLNGIRLYGRPIYVQYRFGSSRSSEPANQSFESCVKINSHSYRNEEVMGRSSFPMQFFPINNAALPQEYFFFQNMQWQAYNPALQLPYYEMTAPLANSASVSSSLNHVPDLEAGPSSYEWTHQPPSDSDIYQMNKRKRQKQTSDSDSSSENSRGKEYNSQKFRKCKKKKRC from the exons ATGTTCCCCGCTCAGGAGGAGGCCGACAGGACGGTGTTTGTGGGGAATTTAGAGGCCCGTGTGCGGGAAGAGATTCTTTACGAGCTGTTCCTTCAG GCTGGGCCATTAACCAAAGTGACTATATgcaaagacagagaaggaaagccgAAGTCTTTTGGATTTGTCTGCTTTAAACACCCAGAATCGGTGTCTTATGCCATAGCTTTGCTGAATGGAATCCGTTTATATGGAAGACCGATTTATGTGCAGTATCGATTTG GGAGTTCTCGCTCTTCTGAACCAGCTAACCAAAGTTTTGAGAGCTGTGTTAAGATAAATTCACACAGCTACag aaatgaagaagtcaTGGGCAGATCTTCCTTTCCCATGCAGTTCTTTCCAATTAATAATGCAGCTTTAcctcaagaatattttttctttcagaatatg CAGTGGCAAGCATATAATCCAGCACTGCAGCTTCCTTACTATGAGATGACAGCACCACTTGCTAATAGCGCATCCGTGTCTTCCTCACTAAACCACGTTCCAGATCTTGAGGCTGGACCCAGCTCTTACGAATGGACTCACCAACCACCAAGTGACTCTGACATTTATCAGATGAATAAACGGAAGAGGCAAAAACAAACCAGTGATAGTGATAGTAGCTCAGAAAACAGTAGAGGAAAAGAATATAATAGCCAAAAGTTTCGAAAGtgtaagaagaagaaaagatgttAG